Proteins from a single region of Enoplosus armatus isolate fEnoArm2 chromosome 6, fEnoArm2.hap1, whole genome shotgun sequence:
- the LOC139286566 gene encoding cytochrome c oxidase subunit 5A, mitochondrial-like: MFRAAVRLSVSGVRSLTRTQPGCQALLASRCYSHGKQETDEEFDARWVTYFNKQDIDAWELRKGMNTLIGYDLVPEPKIVEAALRACRRLNDLASAIRILEAVKDKAGPRKDIYPYLIQELKPTLDELGISTPEELGIDKL; this comes from the exons ATGTTCAGAGCCGCCGTCCGACTCTCAGTCTCCGGTGTCCGGAGTTTAACCCGTACGCAACCGGGGTGCCAAG CTCTTTTGGCCTCAAGGTGTTACTCACATGGGAAGCAAGAGACGGATGAGGAGTTTGATGCCCGCTGGGTCACCTATTTCAACAAGCAAGACATTGATGCATGGGAGCTGAGAAAAG GGATGAACACATTGATTGGCTACGATCTAGTACCCGAGCCAAAGATTGTTGAGGCAGCACTGAGAGCCTGTCGGAGGCTAAATGACTTGGCCAGTGCTATCCGAATTTTGGAAGCTGTGAAG GACAAAGCCGGCCCTCGTAAAGACATCTACCCGTACTTGATCCAAGAGCTGAAGCCAACATTAGACGAGCTTGGCATCTCTACACCTGAAGAGCTCGGCATTGATAAGCTGTAG